In Cottoperca gobio chromosome 1, fCotGob3.1, whole genome shotgun sequence, a genomic segment contains:
- the LOC115007027 gene encoding uncharacterized protein LOC115007027 — protein sequence MTSSGDCAILILLDLSTDFDTVDYDILIDSLHYRVGVDGTALSWFTAYLKNRSFSINMGNFSSVSHKVSVTCPALPCPAMPCLALPCPALPYPALLCSAHPVSTLCLSHVYLNDLTIIWTQQRFWVVNCMTSHIPSYVSMSQKPELRSEFRKFLEEFLSLPLSPPCPQPSSGLRELSFAELMLRQHPSPAAGPFQTLTPIAGPPQTFVPAAGPPQTPIPVAGLPQTPNSAARPPQTSAPASARPLQTPAVPQLPLETPVPVLPSTLVTPVPVPPSLLEDPVPVPPSLLVTPGQPPEQLCRPPGHFLRRPPERLRQALAWPLRRPPERPRLPPAWLRPPRLPSGQSCPLRRPPAQSCWPPPTSCTDFPFQFCFLASFAPALLVRVLLVSTLNLDDILIFSKTHTEHTHHVQLVLRRLLENSLFVKAEKCEFHAKSVSFLGYVVTEGSVQMDPAKVSAVMSWPVPETRKKLQQFLGFANFYRRFIRGYSTVAAPLTALTSVKQPFQWTAVNDKAFKTLKARFTSGPILQMPDAGRQFVVEVDASDVGVGAVLSQRAAEDGKMHPCAFYSRRLTPAECNYDIGNRELLAVKLALEEWRHWLEGSKVPFVVWTDHKNLEYIQTARRLNSRQRRW from the exons ATGACCAGCTCGGGTGATTGTGCCATCCTGATTCTACTTGACCTGAGCACGGATTTTGATACAGTGGATTACGACATTTTAATAGACAGTCTCCACTACAGGGTTGGTGTTGATGGCACTGCCTTGAGCTGGTTCACGGCCTACCTCAAAAATAGAAGCTTCTCCATCAACATGGGCAACTTTTCTTCTGTGTCCCACAAG GTGTCGGTTacctgccctgccctgccctgccctgccaTGCCCTGCCTagccctgccctgccctgccctACCCTaccctgctctgctctgctctgcccaCCCTGTGTCTACCCTGTGTCTATCCCATGTCTACCTG AACGATCTGACCATAATATGGACCCAGCAGAGGTTTTGGGTAGTGAACTGTATGACCTCGCATATACCCTCCTATGTCTCCATGAGCCAAAAGCCTGAGCTAAGGAGTGAGTTTCGAAAGTTCCTTGAAGAATTTCTGAGCCTTCCGCTTAGCCCGCCTTGTCCGCAGCCAAGCTCCGGACTGCGAGAACTCTCGTTTGCTGAGCTCATGCTGCGACAACACCCCAGTCCTGCTGCCGGTCCTTTCCAGACCCTCACTCCTattgccggacctccgcagacctttgttcctgctgccggacctccgcagacccccatACCTGTTGCCGGACTTCCGCAGACCCCCAATTCCGCTGCCAGACCTCCGCAGACATCCGCTCCAGCGTCTGCCAGACcgctgcagaccccagctgttccccagctgcctctcgagacccctgTCCCTGTGCTCCCCTCGACTCTTGtgaccccagtccctgtgccCCCCTCGCTTCTCGAGGACCCAGTCCCTGTGCCCCCCTCGCTTCTCGTGACTCCGGGCCAGCCTCCAGAGCAGCTTTGCCGGCCTCCAGGCCATTttctccgccggcctcctgagcgacTTCGCCAGGCTCTGGCCTGGCCTCTCCGCCGTCCTCCAGAGCGACCTCGACTGCCTCCAGCGTGGCTCCGACCACCCCGTCTGCCTTCAGGGCAGTCCTGCCCGCTTCGCCGGCCTCCAGCCCAGTCTTGCTGGCCTCCCCCGACTTCCTGCACGGACTTCCCCTTccagttttgttttctggccTCGTTTGCCCCTGCTCTGcttgttcgtgtcctgctcgtgtctacCCT GAAT cttgacgacattttgatcttttcaaagactcatacagaacacactcaccatgtccagttggttctacgccggttgctggagaactctctcttcgtgaaggcagagaagtgcgagttccacgccaagtctgtctcattcctgggttatgtggtgaccgaaggcagcgttcaaatggatcctgcaaaggtgtctgctgtgatgtcgtggccggttccagagacccgtaaaaaactgcagcagttcctggggttcgccaacttttataggagattcatccggggttacagcacagtggcagcaccactcactgcgctgaccagcgtgaaacagccgtttcagtggacagcagtCAATGATaaagccttcaagaccctcaaagctcgtttcacctcaggccctattctccaaatgcctgacgctggacggcagtttgtggtggaggtggatgcttcggatgtaggagttggagcggtgctttcccaacgagcagcagaggatggcaagatgcacccctgtgccttttactcccgtagactgactccagcagaatgcaactacgacatcggcaaccgcgagctactggctgtcaagctcgccctcgaggagtggcgccactggttggaggggtctaaagttccgtttgtggtctggacagaccataaaaacctggagtatatccagacagccaggaggctgaactcccgccagcgtcggtgg
- the LOC115006428 gene encoding gastrula zinc finger protein XlCGF8.2DB-like, with the protein MLTPTDEESDHQLLSHNSHVAESQDQKGGKHGDSGSTRTAEPNQQSLHHESTSHSNNVDNPHLSEMHCDTHTGKQPFKCDTCGKDFKYKSLLETHLRTHTGEKPYSCKTCGKRFTQKSALNYHISIHTGEKPYSCKTCGKGFPQKSALNYHIRTHTDEKPYSCKTCGKGFTQKSALNSHIRSHTGEKPFACKECGRAFRFNCNLKVHMRTHTDEKPFACKTCGRAFRFNANLKGHMRTHTDEKPFACKTCGSAFRMNGHLTRHMRIHTGEKPYSCKTCKKKFQRNDKLKVHMRTHMGGKAASLQHRGSRD; encoded by the coding sequence atgttgactcctactgatgaggaaagtgaccaccagctcctctctcacaactctcatgtagctgagagccaagatcagaaaggaggcaagcatggagactcaggctcaactagaaCTGCAGAGCCAAATCAACAGAGTCTACATCACGAAAgcacaagtcacagtaacaatgtagacaaccctcacctgtcagagatgcactgtgatactcacacaggtaaacagcctttcaaatgtgacacatgtggaaaagactTTAAGTATAAATCATTACTAGAGACACAtctgagaacccacacaggagagaagccgtattcttgtaaaacatgtgggaaaagatttactCAGAAATCAGCATTGAACTATCATATAAgtatccacacaggtgagaagccatattcttgtaaaacatgtgggaaaggatttcctcagaaatcagcattgaactatcatataagaacccacacagatgagaagccatattcttgtaaaacatgtgggaaaggattTACTCAGAAATCAGCATTGAACTCTCATATAAGAagccacacaggtgagaagccgtttgcatgcaaagaATGTGGGAGAGCTTTCAGATTTAATTGTAActtgaaagtccacatgagaacccacacagatgagaagccgtttgcatgcaaaacatgtgggagagCTTTCAGATTTAATGCTAACTTGAAAGgccacatgagaacccacacagatgagaagccatttgcatgcaaaacatgtgggagcGCTTTCAGAATGAATGGTCACTTGACACGccacatgagaatccacacaggtgagaagccatattcttgtaaaacatgcaaaaagaaattccagCGTAATGATAAAttgaaagtccacatgagaacacacatggggggaaaagctgcatcactgcagcacagagggtccagagattaa